The following proteins come from a genomic window of Pseudomonas hygromyciniae:
- a CDS encoding oxidoreductase yields the protein MRDPRYDVLFEPVQIGPVRTRNRFYQVPHCNGMGHVHPSAMARMRGIKAEGGWGVVCTEECEISPLSEFSPYIEARLWDERDIPALARMCEAVHQHGSLAGVELAFNGYSAPNRYSREIPWAPSNTPVRGYDPVQARAMSRADIQQLRVMHRAAALRAREAGFDVIYVYAGHDLGMPFHFLTPRNNRRTDEYGGVLENRVRLLRELIEDTRDAVGDRCAVAVRLAVDEHMAGGLSREGEGAEIFSMLADLPDLWDVNVADWSNDSVTARFASEAYQEAFLLGLKAMTRKPVVGVGRFTSPDTMVSLIRRGVLDLIGAARPSIADPFLPKKIEEGRVEEIRECIGCNVCVSGDHTSTPLRCTQNPTMGEEWRRGWHPESVKCAQQPGRVLVVGAGPAGLECARILGARGMEVALADSLRTLGGRVALEAKLPGLASWARVIDYRLDALSRLASVEIYRESPLQAQDVLDFAAEHVFIATGSHWRRDGLGRSLRQSLPGLECLPVLTPDDLMAGVLPPSPVLLFDDDHYYMGSVLAEHLVARGVEVIFVTPAADVAAWTHNTLEQHRIQRRLLELNITIVPSHTLVRCTPQGLVTGCVYTDRTRFIPATSLLLVTSREPEQDLYQALANAPERVHAAGISTLKLIGDCVAPGTIAAAVYSGHRMAREFDVPADSLVVHREIPYIEL from the coding sequence GTGCGCGATCCTCGCTATGACGTTCTGTTTGAGCCGGTACAAATTGGCCCGGTGCGCACCCGTAATCGCTTTTATCAAGTTCCCCACTGTAATGGCATGGGCCATGTGCACCCCTCAGCCATGGCACGTATGCGCGGCATAAAGGCCGAAGGCGGGTGGGGTGTGGTCTGTACGGAAGAATGTGAAATCAGCCCACTCAGTGAGTTCTCTCCCTACATTGAGGCACGCCTGTGGGACGAGCGTGACATTCCGGCGCTGGCACGCATGTGTGAGGCGGTCCACCAGCACGGCTCACTGGCCGGCGTGGAGTTGGCGTTCAATGGCTATTCCGCGCCCAACCGCTACAGCCGGGAAATTCCCTGGGCACCGTCCAATACGCCGGTGCGTGGTTATGACCCGGTGCAGGCGCGGGCCATGAGCCGGGCGGATATCCAGCAATTGCGCGTCATGCACCGGGCCGCCGCGCTGCGGGCGCGGGAGGCGGGGTTTGACGTTATCTACGTGTACGCCGGGCATGACCTGGGCATGCCGTTCCATTTCCTCACGCCGCGCAATAACCGCCGCACCGATGAGTACGGCGGGGTACTGGAAAATCGCGTGCGGCTGTTGCGCGAATTGATTGAGGACACCCGCGATGCCGTGGGTGATCGGTGCGCCGTTGCGGTACGCCTGGCGGTGGATGAACACATGGCTGGCGGCCTGAGTCGCGAGGGCGAAGGTGCTGAGATCTTTTCGATGCTGGCCGACTTGCCAGACTTGTGGGATGTCAATGTTGCCGACTGGTCCAACGACAGCGTGACGGCGCGCTTTGCCTCGGAAGCTTACCAAGAGGCTTTTCTCTTGGGGCTTAAGGCCATGACCCGTAAGCCCGTGGTGGGCGTAGGGCGGTTCACTTCGCCGGACACCATGGTCTCTCTGATCCGCCGTGGTGTGCTGGACCTGATTGGCGCCGCCCGCCCTTCGATTGCCGACCCTTTCTTGCCGAAGAAGATTGAAGAGGGGCGCGTGGAGGAGATTCGTGAATGCATCGGCTGCAATGTCTGTGTCAGTGGCGACCACACCAGCACGCCTTTGCGCTGCACGCAGAATCCGACTATGGGTGAGGAGTGGCGACGCGGTTGGCACCCCGAGTCGGTCAAGTGTGCGCAGCAACCTGGGCGGGTGTTGGTGGTCGGGGCCGGTCCCGCAGGGCTTGAGTGCGCACGAATTCTGGGGGCGCGCGGGATGGAAGTGGCGTTGGCTGACAGCCTGCGCACGTTGGGCGGGCGCGTGGCGCTGGAGGCAAAACTCCCGGGGTTGGCGAGTTGGGCGCGGGTGATCGACTATCGACTGGATGCGTTGAGCCGTCTGGCATCGGTTGAGATTTATCGGGAAAGCCCGTTGCAGGCCCAGGACGTCCTGGACTTCGCTGCCGAGCATGTGTTTATCGCCACCGGCTCGCACTGGCGGCGGGACGGCCTGGGGCGTTCCCTGCGTCAATCATTACCGGGCCTGGAGTGCCTGCCCGTGCTGACGCCAGACGACCTGATGGCCGGTGTCCTGCCTCCGTCGCCGGTGCTGCTGTTCGACGACGATCACTATTACATGGGCAGCGTGCTGGCCGAACACTTGGTGGCGCGGGGCGTGGAGGTGATATTCGTCACGCCGGCGGCGGATGTGGCGGCCTGGACTCACAACACCCTTGAACAACATCGCATCCAGCGGCGCCTGCTGGAATTGAATATTACGATCGTCCCGTCCCATACGCTGGTGCGGTGTACGCCGCAAGGCTTGGTCACCGGCTGTGTGTACACCGACCGGACACGCTTCATTCCCGCTACATCGTTGTTGTTGGTTACCTCCCGCGAGCCCGAGCAGGACTTGTATCAGGCCTTGGCCAACGCACCTGAACGGGTGCACGCAGCCGGTATCAGCACACTGAAGTTGATCGGCGACTGCGTGGCGCCAGGCACGATTGCCGCAGCCGTGTATTCGGGGCATCGAATGGCCCGAGAGTTTGATGTGCCTGCTGACTCCTTGGTTGTACACAGAGAAATCCCCTATATCGAGTTGTAG
- a CDS encoding YdcF family protein, translating to MPIRYFIKQLLLPPGILLLLLALAWWFRRSRPRLAGLCFALGFGGMWLISLPVMVEWGARTLETEPPLAVEDWASLAQRADAIVVLGSGRERGDPAWGADQPTGVGLERQRYAARLAKASGLPVLTTGGLHYGTPPSEAELMAVSMQQDFGVAVRWKEERSRTTWENAQMSAEILLPQGIKRVVVVTQAWHMPRSVWSFEKAGFTVVPAPVGFLGVDNARPLGGWMPEFKSIWQSGQLINEAVGQVGYRLFYR from the coding sequence ATGCCTATTCGTTATTTCATCAAACAATTATTGCTGCCGCCCGGCATTCTCTTGCTGTTGCTGGCGCTTGCCTGGTGGTTTCGGCGTAGCCGTCCGCGCCTGGCGGGGCTGTGCTTTGCCCTGGGGTTTGGCGGGATGTGGCTGATCAGCCTGCCGGTGATGGTGGAGTGGGGGGCACGCACCCTGGAAACCGAACCGCCATTGGCCGTGGAAGACTGGGCCAGCCTGGCGCAGCGGGCCGATGCCATTGTCGTGCTGGGCTCGGGTCGTGAGCGGGGTGATCCGGCCTGGGGCGCAGACCAACCGACCGGTGTCGGCCTGGAGCGCCAGCGTTATGCCGCACGCTTGGCCAAGGCGTCGGGACTGCCGGTGCTGACCACCGGCGGCCTGCACTATGGCACGCCGCCCAGCGAGGCGGAGTTGATGGCGGTGTCGATGCAGCAAGACTTTGGCGTGGCCGTGCGCTGGAAGGAAGAGCGCAGCCGCACGACCTGGGAAAATGCGCAGATGAGTGCGGAGATCCTGTTGCCCCAGGGCATCAAGCGCGTGGTGGTCGTGACCCAGGCCTGGCATATGCCCCGTTCGGTATGGAGCTTCGAGAAGGCCGGCTTTACCGTGGTACCGGCGCCGGTCGGCTTCCTGGGGGTGGACAATGCCCGGCCGCTGGGCGGTTGGATGCCCGAGTTCAAGTCGATCTGGCAGAGCGGGCAGTTGATCAATGAGGCGGTGGGGCAGGTAGGTTACCGCCTGTTCTACCGTTAA
- the lnt gene encoding apolipoprotein N-acyltransferase, which produces MRRLTAPGWPGNLLAVVAGAITTLALAPFDIWPLALVAVGVFYAGMRQLTPRQAFGRGWCFGFGLFGAGTSWIYYSIHHFGGASVLLAGLLMLAFTAAIALFFALPAWLWARWIRRNEAPLADALAFAALWVGQEAFRGWFLTGFPWLYSGYSQLDGPLAGLAPLGGVWLISFALALSAALIVNLPRLLAARRNVFVGAGLVLLVAPWAIGLALKHHAWTSPAGEPLTVAAIQGNVEQSMKWDPAQLNEQLALYRDMSFASKRVDLLIWPETAVPVLKESVEGYLGMMGKFAADRNGAMITGVPIRQEVRHEKRYFNGITVVGQGDGTYLKQKLVPFGEYVPLQDVLRGLIAFFDLPMSDFARGPEDQALLQAKGYQIAPYICYEVVYPEFAASLAARSDLLLTISNDTWFGTSIGPLQHLQMAQMRALEAGRWMIRATNNGVTGLINPYGQITEQIPQFQRGILYGEVVPMHNLTPYLQWRSWPLIILCLGLFGWALLAGRMAKTV; this is translated from the coding sequence ATGCGCCGTCTCACCGCACCCGGCTGGCCCGGTAACCTGCTGGCCGTGGTGGCCGGTGCTATCACCACCCTGGCGCTGGCGCCGTTCGATATCTGGCCGCTGGCGCTGGTGGCGGTCGGGGTGTTCTATGCCGGCATGCGCCAACTGACACCGCGCCAGGCCTTCGGGCGTGGCTGGTGTTTCGGTTTTGGCCTGTTTGGCGCGGGCACCAGCTGGATCTACTACAGCATCCATCACTTTGGCGGCGCTTCGGTGCTGCTGGCCGGGCTGTTGATGCTCGCCTTCACCGCCGCGATCGCCCTATTCTTTGCCCTGCCAGCCTGGCTCTGGGCACGCTGGATCCGCCGTAACGAAGCGCCCCTGGCCGATGCCTTGGCGTTTGCCGCGCTATGGGTGGGCCAGGAAGCGTTTCGCGGCTGGTTCCTCACCGGGTTCCCCTGGCTGTACTCCGGTTACAGCCAACTCGACGGCCCCCTGGCAGGGCTCGCGCCGCTGGGCGGGGTGTGGCTGATTTCGTTTGCCCTGGCCCTGAGCGCTGCGCTGATCGTCAACCTGCCCCGCTTGCTGGCGGCCAGGCGCAACGTGTTTGTCGGCGCCGGCCTGGTACTGCTGGTGGCACCGTGGGCCATTGGCCTGGCCCTCAAGCACCACGCCTGGACCAGCCCCGCTGGCGAGCCGCTGACCGTCGCCGCGATTCAGGGCAATGTCGAACAGAGCATGAAGTGGGATCCGGCGCAGCTCAACGAGCAACTGGCGCTGTACCGCGACATGAGTTTTGCCTCCAAGCGCGTAGACCTGCTGATCTGGCCGGAAACCGCCGTGCCAGTACTCAAGGAGTCCGTCGAGGGCTACCTGGGGATGATGGGCAAGTTTGCCGCCGACCGGAACGGCGCGATGATCACCGGCGTGCCGATCCGCCAGGAAGTGCGCCATGAAAAGCGCTACTTCAATGGCATCACCGTGGTCGGCCAGGGCGACGGCACCTATCTGAAGCAGAAGCTGGTGCCTTTTGGCGAATACGTGCCGCTGCAGGATGTGCTGCGCGGCCTGATTGCTTTCTTCGACCTGCCGATGTCGGACTTTGCCCGCGGCCCTGAAGACCAGGCGCTGCTGCAAGCCAAGGGCTATCAGATCGCGCCGTATATCTGCTACGAAGTGGTCTACCCGGAGTTCGCCGCCAGCCTCGCCGCCCGCAGCGACTTGCTGCTGACCATCAGCAATGACACCTGGTTCGGCACCTCCATCGGCCCCTTGCAGCACCTGCAAATGGCCCAGATGCGCGCCCTCGAGGCTGGCCGCTGGATGATTCGCGCCACCAACAACGGCGTGACCGGCCTGATCAACCCGTACGGGCAGATCACCGAGCAGATCCCGCAGTTCCAGCGGGGCATCCTCTACGGCGAAGTGGTACCGATGCATAATCTGACGCCTTACCTGCAATGGCGTTCGTGGCCGCTGATCATCCTGTGCCTGGGGCTGTTTGGCTGGGCGCTGCTGGCCGGGCGCATGGCCAAGACCGTCTAA
- a CDS encoding DUF1820 family protein — translation MTKREAPIYKVIFLNQGQVFEMYAKQIYQSDLWGFLEVEEFVFGERTQLVVEPGEEKLKAQFEGVVRSFVPMHSIVRIDEVERLGTPKISEARGMSNVMPFPMPMPEK, via the coding sequence ATGACCAAACGTGAAGCTCCAATCTACAAGGTGATTTTCCTTAACCAGGGCCAGGTGTTCGAAATGTACGCCAAGCAGATCTATCAAAGTGATCTGTGGGGCTTCCTGGAAGTGGAAGAGTTCGTCTTTGGCGAGCGCACGCAACTGGTCGTCGAACCGGGCGAGGAAAAGCTCAAGGCCCAGTTCGAAGGCGTGGTGCGCAGTTTTGTGCCGATGCATTCGATCGTGCGCATCGATGAAGTCGAGCGCCTGGGCACGCCGAAAATCAGCGAAGCCCGGGGCATGAGCAATGTCATGCCGTTTCCGATGCCGATGCCTGAGAAGTAG
- a CDS encoding PhoH family protein, translating to MNAPIAEPHRFLLEPFEARRFANLCGQFDEHLRLIEQRLSIEIRNRGNQFELIGEPQHTTSAENLLRRLYRETKGSELSPETVHLYLQESAVEDLANNPVAEASVALRTKKGMIRPRGLNQQRYVKEILGNDINFGIGPAGTGKTYLAVACAVDALEREQVRRILLVRPAVEAGEKLGFLPGDLAQKIDPYLRPLYDALYEMLGFEYVAKLIERQVIEIAPLAYMRGRTLNNSFIILDESQNTTVEQMKMFLTRIGFGSTAVITGDITQVDLPKGTKSGLGQVIEVLKDVPGISFTHFMPKDVVRHPLVQRIVEAYERFEHRDDGLSKDNRRDA from the coding sequence TTGAACGCACCCATAGCAGAACCCCATCGTTTCCTCCTCGAGCCGTTTGAGGCTCGTCGTTTCGCCAATCTGTGCGGACAGTTCGACGAGCACCTGCGCCTGATCGAACAACGCCTGAGCATCGAGATCCGCAATCGCGGCAATCAGTTCGAGCTCATTGGTGAACCCCAGCACACCACGTCTGCAGAAAACCTGCTGCGTCGCCTCTACCGCGAAACCAAGGGTAGCGAGCTGTCGCCGGAGACGGTGCACCTGTACCTGCAGGAATCGGCCGTAGAAGACCTGGCCAACAACCCGGTGGCCGAAGCCAGCGTGGCGCTGCGGACCAAAAAAGGCATGATTCGCCCACGGGGCTTGAATCAGCAGCGCTACGTCAAGGAAATCCTCGGCAACGACATCAACTTCGGCATCGGCCCGGCCGGTACGGGCAAGACCTACCTGGCCGTGGCCTGTGCGGTAGATGCCCTGGAGCGCGAACAGGTGCGACGCATCCTGTTGGTGCGCCCGGCAGTGGAAGCGGGCGAGAAACTGGGCTTTCTGCCCGGCGACCTGGCCCAGAAAATCGACCCATACCTGCGCCCGCTGTACGACGCGCTGTATGAAATGCTCGGCTTCGAGTACGTGGCCAAGCTGATCGAGCGCCAGGTGATCGAGATCGCCCCGCTGGCCTATATGCGCGGCCGCACCCTGAACAACAGCTTCATCATCCTCGACGAAAGCCAGAACACCACGGTCGAGCAGATGAAGATGTTCCTGACTCGTATCGGTTTCGGCTCCACCGCCGTGATCACCGGCGATATCACCCAGGTCGACCTGCCCAAGGGCACCAAGTCGGGCCTGGGCCAGGTCATCGAAGTGCTCAAGGATGTGCCGGGGATCAGCTTCACCCACTTCATGCCCAAGGACGTGGTGCGTCACCCGCTGGTGCAGCGCATTGTCGAGGCCTACGAGCGCTTCGAACACCGCGACGACGGCCTGTCGAAGGACAACCGACGCGATGCTTGA
- the ybeY gene encoding rRNA maturation RNase YbeY: MLELDLQLATQAPAPSEAQFRQWCALALRQRTADSELTIRLVDEPEGRELNHTWRQKDYATNVLSFPADVPDELLDIPLLGDLVICVAVVEREAKEQGKALEAHWAHLVMHGCLHLLGYDHIDDEEAEEMEALERTLLAELGHPDPYADDEH, from the coding sequence ATGCTTGAGCTTGACCTGCAACTGGCCACCCAAGCGCCAGCCCCCAGCGAAGCACAGTTCCGCCAATGGTGCGCACTGGCCCTGCGCCAGCGCACCGCTGACTCGGAACTGACCATCCGCCTGGTGGATGAGCCTGAAGGCCGCGAGCTCAATCACACCTGGCGCCAGAAAGACTACGCGACCAATGTGTTGTCGTTCCCCGCCGATGTACCGGATGAACTGCTGGATATCCCGCTACTGGGTGACCTGGTGATCTGCGTCGCAGTGGTGGAGCGCGAGGCAAAGGAACAAGGCAAGGCGCTGGAGGCCCACTGGGCCCACCTGGTCATGCACGGCTGCTTGCATCTGTTGGGTTACGACCATATAGATGATGAAGAAGCCGAAGAAATGGAAGCACTGGAACGAACGTTGCTTGCAGAGTTGGGTCATCCTGATCCCTATGCCGACGACGAACACTAA
- a CDS encoding ABC transporter permease, translating into MLPTFTQFASTLEGFAPLLLRGVWVTLQLALLSLLLGLAFGLIGAGAKLSRVRTLRVCAQLYTTLIRGVPDLLLMLFIFYGVQTGLSRLTQALGWAYIEIDPFAAGVLTLGFIYGAYFTETFRGSLLAVPRGQFQAAKALGMTFSQGFVHVIFPQMMRFALPGLGNNWMVLLKATALVSIIGLADLVKVAQLAGKSSQQLLAFLILAGLIYLLLSSISNAILRWLARRYGAGVQEASR; encoded by the coding sequence ATGCTACCTACCTTCACTCAATTCGCCTCGACCCTGGAAGGATTTGCGCCGTTGTTGCTGCGCGGCGTCTGGGTCACCCTGCAACTGGCGCTGTTGTCCCTGTTGCTGGGGCTGGCATTCGGCCTCATCGGTGCCGGTGCCAAGCTCTCCAGGGTCAGAACCTTGCGAGTCTGCGCGCAGCTCTACACCACGCTGATCCGCGGCGTGCCGGACCTGCTGTTGATGTTGTTCATTTTCTATGGGGTGCAAACGGGCTTGAGTCGTCTGACGCAAGCGCTGGGCTGGGCCTACATCGAAATCGATCCCTTCGCCGCTGGCGTACTCACTCTGGGGTTTATCTACGGCGCCTATTTCACCGAAACCTTTCGTGGCTCCTTGCTGGCAGTACCCCGCGGCCAGTTCCAGGCTGCCAAAGCCCTGGGCATGACCTTCAGCCAGGGCTTTGTGCATGTGATATTCCCGCAAATGATGCGGTTCGCGCTGCCGGGACTGGGCAATAACTGGATGGTCTTGCTCAAGGCTACGGCGCTGGTTTCGATCATTGGCTTGGCGGACTTGGTAAAAGTGGCCCAGTTGGCAGGAAAAAGCAGCCAGCAACTGCTGGCCTTTCTGATACTGGCAGGGCTGATCTACCTGTTGCTCAGCAGCATTTCAAACGCCATCTTGCGCTGGTTGGCGCGCCGCTACGGGGCCGGTGTGCAGGAGGCTTCAAGGTGA
- a CDS encoding ABC transporter permease, with amino-acid sequence MIELILEYWRPFIYSDGQQVTGLAMTLWLTSASLCLGLLLALPLSIARVSSRRWLRWPVQGFTYVFRGTPLYIQLLIFYTGIYSIAAVREQPLLDGFFREALNCTLLAFALNTGAYTTEILAGAIRAMPRGEIEAARSLGFDGWKLYVHLIMPSALRRSLPYYSNEVIFMLHSTTLAFTATVPDILKVARDANAATFLTFQSFGFAAVLYLGVTFVLVGLFRLAERRWLRFLDAGR; translated from the coding sequence GTGATTGAGCTGATCCTGGAATACTGGCGGCCGTTTATCTATTCAGACGGTCAACAAGTTACCGGCCTAGCCATGACCCTATGGCTGACCAGTGCTTCGCTGTGTTTAGGCCTGCTGTTGGCACTGCCGCTGTCCATTGCCAGGGTATCTAGCCGCCGCTGGCTGCGTTGGCCGGTGCAAGGTTTTACCTATGTGTTTCGCGGCACGCCGCTGTATATCCAGTTACTGATTTTCTACACCGGTATCTACAGCATCGCCGCCGTGCGGGAACAGCCGTTGCTGGACGGATTTTTCCGCGAGGCGCTGAACTGCACGCTGTTGGCGTTCGCCCTGAATACCGGGGCGTACACCACGGAAATACTGGCGGGTGCCATTCGTGCGATGCCTCGCGGTGAAATCGAAGCCGCACGGTCCCTGGGGTTTGACGGTTGGAAGCTGTATGTCCACCTGATCATGCCTTCGGCCTTGCGCCGCTCATTGCCCTACTACAGCAATGAAGTGATTTTCATGCTGCATTCCACCACGTTGGCGTTCACGGCCACGGTGCCGGACATCCTGAAGGTTGCCCGGGATGCCAACGCTGCCACTTTCCTGACCTTCCAATCCTTTGGCTTCGCTGCGGTTCTCTACCTCGGCGTGACCTTTGTCTTGGTTGGGTTGTTTCGCCTGGCTGAACGACGTTGGCTGCGCTTTCTTGATGCGGGCCGATAG
- a CDS encoding transporter substrate-binding domain-containing protein — translation MKKIILMLFAALFVTLPTFANDYTVIRFGADPNYAPFAYKDNKGTLAGFEVDIGNAICEKLNVRCQWVESDFDGLVPSLNAGKIDAILASMTVTDARQKVIDFSSEVFSSPSAMVWRPGTELSRGTAVGYLQGSTQEAYARQVLAPQGMKIVAYADQEQVYADLVAGRLQASLQDAQQAQSGFLRSAQGANFVLGPLIESELMPSRSAIGIAKGNDRLKTLLDKGLAALHADGTYARLQEHYFPGVDMFSGQ, via the coding sequence ATGAAAAAAATAATCCTGATGTTATTCGCCGCACTCTTCGTGACGCTTCCAACTTTTGCCAACGACTATACGGTTATCCGTTTCGGTGCGGATCCCAACTATGCCCCATTTGCCTATAAGGACAATAAGGGAACTTTGGCCGGCTTCGAAGTTGATATCGGTAATGCCATTTGTGAGAAGTTGAACGTTCGCTGTCAGTGGGTCGAGAGCGACTTTGATGGACTGGTCCCGAGCCTGAACGCGGGAAAAATCGATGCGATCCTGGCTTCAATGACGGTCACTGACGCGCGACAGAAAGTCATTGATTTTTCCTCGGAGGTCTTTTCCAGCCCCTCCGCCATGGTGTGGCGGCCAGGCACTGAGCTCTCCCGTGGCACTGCCGTGGGTTATTTGCAGGGCAGTACCCAGGAAGCCTACGCCCGGCAAGTGCTGGCACCGCAGGGTATGAAAATTGTGGCTTATGCCGATCAGGAGCAGGTGTATGCCGACCTGGTCGCGGGGCGTTTGCAAGCCTCCCTTCAGGATGCGCAGCAGGCACAAAGCGGATTTTTGCGTTCCGCCCAAGGCGCGAATTTCGTGCTGGGGCCATTGATTGAAAGCGAATTGATGCCCTCCCGAAGCGCCATCGGCATTGCCAAGGGCAATGACAGATTGAAAACGCTGCTCGACAAAGGACTGGCCGCGCTCCATGCCGACGGCACCTATGCCCGGTTGCAGGAGCACTACTTCCCGGGTGTGGATATGTTCAGCGGTCAATGA
- a CDS encoding HlyC/CorC family transporter has protein sequence MSEDRSSNGQKSWLGKLTQAFAHEPKNRQELLELLREAHQNKLLDSEALAIVEGAIQVADLQVRDIMVPRSQMISIKATQTPREFLPAVIDSAHSRYPVIGESHDDVMGVLLAKDLLPLILKENGDSFNIKDLLRPATFVPESKRLNVLLREFRANHNHMAIVIDEYGGVAGLVTIEDVLEQIVGDIEDEHDVEEDSYIKPLPSGDFLVKALTPIENFNEFFDSEFSDDEFDTVGGLVMSAFGHLPKRNETTEIGAYRFRILNADSRRIHLIRLTPIAR, from the coding sequence ATGAGCGAAGACCGATCGAGCAACGGGCAAAAGTCATGGCTGGGTAAACTGACCCAGGCTTTTGCCCACGAGCCGAAAAACCGCCAGGAGCTTCTGGAGCTGCTGCGCGAGGCCCATCAGAACAAGTTGCTGGACAGCGAAGCGCTGGCCATCGTCGAAGGCGCCATCCAGGTGGCTGACCTGCAAGTTCGGGACATCATGGTCCCGCGTTCGCAGATGATCAGCATCAAGGCGACCCAGACCCCACGGGAATTCCTCCCGGCCGTGATCGACTCGGCGCACTCGCGCTACCCGGTGATCGGCGAAAGCCATGACGACGTCATGGGTGTCCTGCTGGCCAAGGACTTGCTGCCGCTGATCCTCAAGGAGAACGGCGACAGCTTCAACATCAAGGACCTGCTGCGCCCTGCGACCTTCGTGCCTGAATCCAAGCGCCTGAATGTGCTGCTGCGCGAATTTCGCGCCAATCACAATCACATGGCCATCGTCATTGACGAGTACGGCGGCGTCGCCGGCCTGGTGACTATTGAAGACGTGCTGGAACAGATCGTCGGCGATATCGAAGACGAACACGACGTCGAAGAAGACAGCTACATCAAGCCGCTGCCTAGCGGGGATTTCCTGGTCAAGGCGCTGACGCCGATCGAGAACTTCAATGAGTTCTTCGATAGCGAATTCTCCGACGATGAATTCGACACTGTCGGCGGCCTGGTGATGAGTGCATTTGGCCATCTGCCCAAGCGCAACGAAACCACCGAGATCGGTGCCTATCGCTTCCGCATCCTGAATGCCGATAGCCGTCGCATCCACCTGATCCGCCTGACACCTATTGCCCGCTAA
- the miaB gene encoding tRNA (N6-isopentenyl adenosine(37)-C2)-methylthiotransferase MiaB, translating into MAKKLYIETHGCQMNEYDSSRMVDLLGEHQALEVTARAEDADVILLNTCSIRERAQDRVYSQLGRWRELKLANPEMVIAVGGCVASQEGAAIRDRAPYVDVVFGPQTLHRLPEMIDAARITKLPQVDVSFPEIEKFDHLPEPRIDGPSAYVSVMEGCSKYCTFCVVPYTRGEEVSRPFDDVLAEIIHLAENGVREVTLLGQNVNGYRGQTHDGRLADLAELIRVVAAVDGIERIRYTTSHPLEFSDSLIQAHAEVPELVKHLHLPVQSGSDRILSAMKRNHTALEYKSKLRKLRAAVPGICISSDFIVGFPGETEKDFQQTMKLIEDVGFDFSYSFVYSQRPGTPAADLADETPEELKKERLNALQHRLNQQGFEISRQMVGSTQRILVTDYSKKDPGELQGRTENNRIVNFRCDNPTLIGQFADVHIDAAQPHSLRGSLIQ; encoded by the coding sequence ATGGCCAAGAAGCTTTACATCGAAACCCACGGTTGCCAGATGAACGAGTACGACAGCTCGCGCATGGTCGATCTGCTGGGTGAACATCAGGCCCTGGAAGTCACGGCTCGCGCCGAAGATGCCGACGTGATCCTGCTCAACACCTGCTCGATCCGCGAACGGGCCCAGGACCGGGTCTACTCGCAACTGGGCCGCTGGCGCGAACTGAAACTGGCCAACCCGGAGATGGTGATCGCCGTCGGCGGTTGCGTGGCCAGCCAGGAAGGCGCCGCCATTCGCGACCGCGCGCCCTATGTCGACGTGGTCTTCGGCCCGCAGACCCTGCACCGCCTGCCGGAAATGATCGACGCCGCGCGCATTACCAAGCTGCCGCAGGTTGACGTCTCGTTCCCGGAAATCGAAAAATTCGACCACTTGCCCGAGCCACGCATCGACGGCCCGAGTGCCTATGTGTCGGTGATGGAAGGTTGCAGCAAGTACTGCACCTTCTGCGTGGTGCCTTATACCCGTGGCGAAGAGGTCAGCCGCCCGTTCGACGACGTGCTGGCCGAAATCATCCACCTGGCCGAAAACGGCGTGCGGGAAGTGACCCTGCTGGGGCAGAACGTCAACGGCTACCGGGGCCAGACCCATGATGGGCGCCTGGCGGACCTGGCCGAGCTGATTCGCGTGGTCGCGGCGGTGGACGGTATCGAGCGTATTCGCTACACCACCTCGCACCCGCTGGAGTTCTCCGACAGCCTGATCCAGGCACACGCCGAAGTGCCGGAACTGGTCAAGCACCTCCACTTGCCGGTGCAATCGGGCTCCGATCGCATCCTGTCGGCGATGAAGCGCAACCACACCGCCCTGGAATACAAGTCCAAGCTGCGCAAACTGCGCGCCGCCGTGCCGGGCATCTGCATCAGTTCGGACTTTATCGTTGGCTTCCCCGGCGAGACCGAGAAAGATTTCCAGCAGACCATGAAGCTGATTGAAGACGTCGGTTTCGACTTTTCCTACTCCTTCGTCTACAGCCAGCGCCCCGGCACCCCGGCCGCAGACCTGGCGGACGAAACCCCGGAGGAGCTGAAAAAGGAACGCCTGAACGCGCTGCAACATCGCCTCAACCAGCAGGGTTTCGAGATCAGCCGACAAATGGTCGGTTCGACCCAGCGCATTCTGGTCACCGATTACTCGAAGAAAGACCCGGGCGAGTTGCAGGGACGTACCGAGAATAATCGGATCGTCAACTTCCGTTGCGATAACCCGACGCTGATCGGCCAGTTCGCCGATGTGCACATCGACGCGGCGCAACCGCACTCGCTGCGCGGCTCGTTGATCCAGTAA